In Antechinus flavipes isolate AdamAnt ecotype Samford, QLD, Australia chromosome 3, AdamAnt_v2, whole genome shotgun sequence, a genomic segment contains:
- the LOC127557462 gene encoding olfactory receptor 52D1-like: MSLSNRTNLHPSTFILIGIPGLENAHLWISIPFCLVYMVALLGNFTLLFIIKTDPSLHEPMYLFLSMLAVADLIVSTVSVPKLLSLFWFKDREIQLEGCLTQMFVIHSCSIMESGFFLAMAFDRYVAICKPLRHSAILTHKVIGSLGLVIVFRGTVLISPLPFLLRWFPYCKSNIISHTYCEFMALVKLACVETKILRAYGLTVAFLTGGLDFILIICSYILILHAVFQLPSKEARLKTLGTCGSHVCVIFVSYIPAYFSFLTHRFGHNVPPHVHIFVANIYLLVPPMANPIIYGVRTKRIRERIIKVLSPLKD, translated from the coding sequence ATGTCACTCTCTAACAGGACCAATCTTCATCCCTCTACTTTCATCCTCATTGGAATCCCAGGATTGGAGAATGCGCACCTCTGGATCTCCATCCCCTTCTGCCTGGTAtacatggtggctctcctgggaaACTTTACTTTATTATTCATCATTAAGACTGACCCCAGTCTTCATGAGCCCATGTACCTCTTCCTTTCTATGCTGGCTGTAGCAGACCTAATCGTGTCTACGGTTTCAGTTCCCAAGCTTCTCAGCCTCTTCTGGTTCAAAGACAGAGAAATCCAACTTGAAGGTTGTCTGACACAAATGTTTGTGATCCACTCCTGCTCCATAATGGAATctggtttctttctggctatgGCCTTTGACCGCTATGTGGCCATATGTAAACCCCTTAGACACTCAGCAATCCTGACCCACAAAGTCATTGGAAGCTTGGGGTTGGTTATTGTTTTCCGTGGAACTGTGCTAATCAGTCCTCTTCCTTTTCTACTGAGGTGGTTTCCCTACTGCAAGAGCAATATCATCTCCCATACATACTGTGAGTTTATGGCCTTGGTCAAACTGGCTTGTGTTGAGACCAAAATACTTAGAGCTTATGGCCTCACTGTTGCATTCCTTACTGGAGGACTGGATTTCATATTAATCATCTGTTCCTACATTCTCATTCTCCATGCTGTCTTCCAGCTCCCTTCTAAGGAAGCACGTCTGAAGACCCTTGGAACCTGTGGATCtcatgtctgtgtcatatttGTTTCTTACATTCCAGCCTACTTCTCATTCCTCACTCACAGGTTTGGACACAATGTTCCTCCTCATGTCCATATTTTTGtggctaacatttatttattggtCCCACCTATGGCAAATCCTATCATCTATGGGGTCAGGACAAAGAGAATCCGGGAGAGGATAATCAAAGTCCTGAGTCCTCTAAAGGATTGA
- the LOC127558126 gene encoding ADP-ribosylation factor 1-like isoform X2 — protein sequence MGNVFGNRFKGLFGKKEMRLLMVGLDSAGKTTILYKLKLGEIVTTMPTLDFNGLIFVVDSGERERVTEAREELMRMLEEIGSKDAALLVLANKQDLPNAMKVDEITEKLGLHCLHQRNWYVQATCATSGDGLYEGLIWLSKQLQNQK from the exons ATGGGGAATGTGTTTGGTAACCGCTTCAAGGGACTCTTTGGCAAAAAAGAAATGCGGCTTCTCATGGTCGGTCTGGACTCTGCAGGAAAGACCACTATTCTGTACAAACTGAAACTGGGAGAAATAGTGACTACTATGCCCACTTTGGATTTCAAT GGGCTGATCTTCGTGGTTGACAGCGGTGAGAGAGAACGAGTGACCGAGGCCCGTGAGGAACTGATGAGAATGCTGGAAGAGATTGGGAGTAAAGACGCTGCCTTATTAGTGCTTGCTAACAAGCAGGATCTTCCCAATGCAATGAAAGtagatgaaatcacagaaaaaCTTGGACTGCATTGTCTCCATCAGAGGAACTGGTACGTCCAAGCCACCTGTGCCACTAGTGGGGATGGACTCTACGAAGGACTGATCTGGCTGTCAAAACAGCTCCAGAACcagaaatga
- the LOC127558126 gene encoding ADP-ribosylation factor 1-like isoform X1, translated as MGNVFGNRFKGLFGKKEMRLLMVGLDSAGKTTILYKLKLGEIVTTMPTLDFNVEIIQYKNICFTVWDVGGQDKIRPLWRHYFQNTQGLIFVVDSGERERVTEAREELMRMLEEIGSKDAALLVLANKQDLPNAMKVDEITEKLGLHCLHQRNWYVQATCATSGDGLYEGLIWLSKQLQNQK; from the coding sequence ATGGGGAATGTGTTTGGTAACCGCTTCAAGGGACTCTTTGGCAAAAAAGAAATGCGGCTTCTCATGGTCGGTCTGGACTCTGCAGGAAAGACCACTATTCTGTACAAACTGAAACTGGGAGAAATAGTGACTACTATGCCCACTTTGGATTTCAATGTGGAGATCATACAGTACAAAAACATTTGCTTCACCGTGTGGGACGTGGGCGGCCAGGACAAGATCCGACCCCTCTGGCGCCATTATTTCCAGAACACGCAGGGGCTGATCTTCGTGGTTGACAGCGGTGAGAGAGAACGAGTGACCGAGGCCCGTGAGGAACTGATGAGAATGCTGGAAGAGATTGGGAGTAAAGACGCTGCCTTATTAGTGCTTGCTAACAAGCAGGATCTTCCCAATGCAATGAAAGtagatgaaatcacagaaaaaCTTGGACTGCATTGTCTCCATCAGAGGAACTGGTACGTCCAAGCCACCTGTGCCACTAGTGGGGATGGACTCTACGAAGGACTGATCTGGCTGTCAAAACAGCTCCAGAACcagaaatga